A window of Benincasa hispida cultivar B227 chromosome 9, ASM972705v1, whole genome shotgun sequence genomic DNA:
ACATCCCCAACCAAGCATTTAATGAACTTAGAGAATAAAGGAAAACCCAAAGCAATAGTAATCTAGAGGTTTTTGTTTCAACCCTTAAACTCACCACTTGAAATTACTCGTTCTGATCCTATACAACATCAACATGTGACTCTATGAAGAAGTGCCACAACCATTTTGCTAATAGTGGCTCACTAAGATTGCCTATACCTAACCCTCCAAACTCCACGGGTTTCAAAATTACCTCTCATTTGACCAGGATCCAAAAATAAATGTAGATGGATgcagaaaattgaaaaaagaaaaataattggcATAATAACGGCCATGCTATGGGACAACAAGGAAGTAATTTATTATAGAATGCAAGTGAGAAGCTTAAAAGTGAGCAACTTAGAATTTCATGCTTTAGAAGTCCGAAAGCCCACAGAAAATAGAACATTGGACGTACCTCTCAAGAATTTGAAATGGATCCACAACAAGCTGAAGTTTTCCATCAATCCATATTGAGTATTGAATGTTAGGGAAAAGCCTATGCAGAAGAAGCTTGGGAATCTGCACAATTAGATCAAGTAAAACCTAATGAACCCATCACATTCCATCACAGTTccaaacaaaaacacaaaaacctATATAACCTGTTAATATATTGACCTCGTTTAAAAGGGATGAAAACAtctgttgattaatttttaagtaGTAAAGTACCTTCAATCCAGAAACTGACTGCGTAAGATTTAAATCTAAAGAGTATATGTTCTCAGGACCCTATGAATGATGTTAACTTTGGCGCTAAGTTCAGTCTTACTAActaatcttaaaaaataaaaaagaagtaaTTTTATCAATTGGGATCTCTCATTTGTCTATCATTTTATCTTCCAGGTTCTCTTGTTTCTTTCCACGTTGCCAACCAACATCTAGATATATAGAAGTCCAATTGCTCTCTTCCTATCTCCAACATGTTATGGGCATATTTACTTTGCATTGTCTGGATGGGGATTATGAATGTCTTGGATCTTTAGAGGATGCATTTCAATGTCCCAAAACAGAATGACTAAATATGCCATCTAATTTGACTCTGGATCATCGGAACCTCAATGGTTACAAAGCATAAAAATGATGATGATAaagtaacaataataaaataaggtttaaacttttaatattcttttgatCTCTCAACTTCCACAATTACTCTATTTTGGTTCtcataaatttaaatgttcTGTTTTACCCATGAACTCTCCATAAGAATTCATTTTATCTTTattgttaaattttttattgcaTCTAACAAAAAAGATAGCTTTCACAGTTACTCTTCTCATAAGTTCAAATGTTGCGTGTTATTCCATGAAGTTTACATAAGAACTCATATCATCTTTATTGTTAAATTTTAGTATTGCATCCAACAAAAAACCTTAAGCACACACTTTTAAACTCCATGTAGAGTTTGGCGATGAGTTTAAAAATGGACAGCataaaatttttgttaaatCTACACATAAACTTAACAAAGGAAAGTAAAATGGATCttgaaaaagtttttaagatgaaaataattgatgtagcctaaaggagataaaaggagaattatctccaagaatcaagattgttgatcttttattagaatgaataatgtatttcatacaagTGGAGAAagttcctatttatagagttttactACAAGTGGAGTAAAAAGGGAATTAATCtagaatattatctaattacaCAATTAACCCCTATTCTTCTTACATCATTCTACCCCTCCAAAAAGAAAACTCGCCCTCgagttttaaaaaggaaaaaattataaagCAAACAAGGAATGAAATAAACTTGCTCAACGGATTATGACCAAACCAACCTCctacattttgaacaaaaatattatgattTAAGGTATAAATTCGAgacaaaaaatctaatattgCCACCAAAAGATGAACTTCTTCATCGGGCATAACCCCAAAAAAGATGTTTCCTTCAAGCTCATTCAAACCATATTCAAAGGACCAATCACTGAAAAACCACcttccaagaaaaattattCAAGCATCACGTCTTCTTTATCATTCGCTTCAAGTTCTTTGACAGTTTGGTGATCCATTTCCACCCCAATCAGTGTGTCATTGTTCTTGTTCGATTTTTGCTCGGTGTTTgatacttctttttcatcttcttcattggatttttcttcttcatttgaaactatttccaaatcaacatcttcaaattcttggttttcttcatttttatcttcaagattttctatttgaaaattttccaaccatgattcttttgttttttcttcgGTATATGAAATCAATTCGTTCTTGAACTCTTGCAAATGAATTGATAGTTGATCAATATGTTGAgtcatttttctcaatgaacattggatttcttttgttgttttctttatttcctccaatGCTATAGGATCTAAGTAGTCATTTTGTTGGATTCTCAAATATGTTTTAATCTCATGATGGGTATAGGACTCAGCCATTGATTCTCTTAAATCAACCTTTCTTGATCGTGTTTCATAACGAAAAGAGTAATTTTGAGTCTTGAACGTTTTTCTTGGGCTAGCAAAATCCATTCTTGATGATTCTTGATGATTCTTTAATTCATCTAACTCCCAATCTTTACGTTGATATCTTGAAAAATGGGTTTGATTGGATCTTTGAGCCCTTTTTTGATATTGTTGCCTTCTTATTCCGTCCCAAACTGCCCTTGATACATCATCAGAATCACTAAAATCAAACTTCCAATGTGGATAATGATAGGTTCATTGAGAAAATCGAGCATAGGCAAAATTAGTATGTTGAAATTCTTCTTCGCAATCACTTGAGTCAGAATTCCAGCACtcttttttctaataaatttgattttcttgccCATACCaattgttgtattttttttttcttggacgCCTTTTTTGGTCGGGAATAACATTCTTacaaaatcttgaaaaatccttggtttcttctttctttcttggaaTTTCAAGGGTTCCCCCTAATTAGATGTGTGTTGTTTGGCAACGAGCATAACTCACGAAGCTCCCTCTTGTGATCAACGTCGCCAAGAGTTTCCCGGTCTTCCACCAGCGGCAGTCAATCTTGTCCCAGGCagttgctctgataccaattgatgtagcttaaaggagataaaaggagaattctctccaagaatcaagactgttgatcttttattagagtgaataatgtatttcatacaagagaggaaagttcctatttatagagttttactACAAGTGGGAGTAAAAAGGGAATTAATCTAGAATATTATTATCTAATTACCCAATTAACCTCTATTCTTCTTACattaataaaagaatatttgaaAGTGTCAAAACCAAATTAAGATCTTTCATTATCAATGCATCGTGGGAAACACAAGACATAAGCTAATAGAGAAAAATAGGCAATCACGATTTATGCTCCTTCCACTTCTGAGAAATGAATAGAAACAAAATTGTCGCCTATGCATCAAATCACAACTGTAAGGATAATAAGGGAGTTCCTGttgcagaaagaagaaacaaagaaCCGAACTTCAAAAAGTTTGAACAAAAAAAGTCTATATCAAGGCCAACAAGGATGCCACTCCGTAACATGTGCACGGCCATAGTGTTATCAttagaaaaagggaaaagtagTAGGTTTCTAAATGGGGCTATGGAGTGAACTGAGTTTCAATTATCATCAGCATTCATATTCATACAACATGTTAATTATTTAACAACGTTCTCAACCCAAGAATCCACAAAATGACCAAGATCAAAGCATCCCAAGAGTTTTAAGCTACAAAATGGTATATATTTTATCAGAGTTATATTTGGCAGATCATGAAAAATGATGCCAATAAAAATACATGCATTCAAGCTGGTAAATTAATGCTTTGGAGATAAGCATTTGCTGTTCAGATTTAGGTTAGGACCAGGTTCTTCGACTTTTTTGGAGTAGATGCTGGCTCCTTCTCAGATTTGCGATGGTATGATGGAGTATGTAACCTTACATCCTCCTTCTATGGCAGGCTAGATTTTTGGCTATTTGAATATTTAGTTAGAGACAAATAGGAGGATTTTGAGTGTTTAGATTCTACATCATTTTAGTGATTCACTTTGGGTCCACATGATCAATCCTTTCTATTATTACCTTTGTTTCTGAACTTGATCATTACTTCTtggagctttttttttttttttcctttttttgtgaATTCAGTTCTTTATGTTCATCCTTTGATTTTGTATGACCGCATTCCAGTTTTACTTCTATTCATCTCAGTCTAAacatcccttttttttttttttttacttttttttgggGGAGTAAAAAAAATAGTGCCTGCCTAGATATAAGTAATCTACAACATACTCTTTGCTGCATTTAAGCCTCATATCCGCCCACGCAAACAATTTCATGGAACATTTATTTAGTCTAACCTTGCAGAAAAAATGATTCAATACAAGAAACAATCTTCTCACATGTTGAAAAAATCAACCTAAAGAATTCTTGAAACCAATATACTGTTGGAAGACTCAAATTTTTGGCACAGGTGTGGAAAGGAACAAATTGGGGAGAGGGAAAGAATTTAACTAACCTTGCCATTACGTCTCGAATCAGCATAAGGAACATTATGAACTACAATGATTCTCCACAAGCCAATCCTCTTTCTGCTATCTAAGAGGCTAGAATTCTTCATATACGCTTCTGTTTCTTCATCAATGAACATGTAGAAAGGAATAAATCTTTTTGATTCTTCACTAATATTAATAGGCTGTtgtaatacatcatagttcccttcgaaaagaaaaaagggaaatgaAAATAGTAGTCACAAAAAGAACCACGTCCATAGAAAGAAGGTGAAAGAAAACTATTGCGATGCGACACCATACCAAATATGGCTGATGCAACAATGACCTCATGAAACTCCTCCAACTCCAAAAGGTCGGCTTCATCAATATCGAAACCACTCTGATTACCAGGTTTACTTCCTTTAACAAATCTAATAAGTACAGGAGAGCAGAAGACAAGAATGTATGCATTTACAACAACAAACAAATTTAACATTTTAGGAACTAAGAATACATGTAtgatgaaaatcaaattttaaatctttgGAACAGTAATCATCACTACTTATTAAATCAGTACATGAAAACAGGTAGAAAGGAAAACATACCCACAGTGTACTGTCATTGACtcttttatattaaaagaatcATTCCTTTGTCTTAAAGAAGGATATCCACCAAAATCAGACCCCCCATGTGGTTCTGTTTTTATTGGATTTCTGTCGTgaatatatgttaaattacgtAGTACAGGAGAAATTGATGGTGCAATTGGCATACTAGCAATAGCCTGCTCCACAGGGATATAACATACCGGACAAGCTGGAAAAATTATTTAAGAGAACAGAAATCAGAATTTCTAACAGGAGGGTGAATAAATTGTACAGATCATGGTagacatgaaaaaaaaatcataaaataactaaaacttACGACGTGCTCCAGTCCGCTTTCCGTTTGCTGGAGCTGGAGGAGGAAGCGCAAAGTTTCTGCATGGATGCAGTGATGGAAGGGAATGTCgaggaaaaaaataagagaCTAAAGAACGATTTGGATGAGGGAAAGGAGGAAGCAGAGATGAAACTTCAGTTCTTTCAATCATATTCCCATGTGTAGATGTTATAAAATCCTTGAAGTTTTCTGTTATTGGAACAGCAGGATTTATCAAATGTCTTATTGTAGTTTCTTCATAAGGTGCCTTTAAATCACCGCTATCTGGTCAATCATCACAAGGGAAACCACAAAACAGCAGATGAAACAACTAAACACACGATGTTATTATTGCTGCAAGCAATCGTTGACAcaatacacacacacacacacataaaaAGCCAAATGACAcatggttttaaaattccatgataaatttaataataatcaaattaacCACTGTGCAACAAATGAGCAAAGCTCCGTGTATGCAAGGTATATATTCAAACTCAGAGGTGAAATTAAGCTAATGTCTTGGTCTCAAATTCATACCGCAAAGAGCCTCACTTGAGGTAGAGGCAGAGATTTAGATACTACAAATTACTGAAATAAATGCTTAACTATTGAGTGTTTAGATTCATCTAATCAGAGTAGGTCCTACACTGCAGTCATCAGCCAATAAGTTCAGAATAATATCCATGCGATAATTGTGCAATACCCCCAAAAGTCAATaatgaaatagaaaagaacAAACCTCTACTGACTGCAAAGGATCCAAATACAAAAACCAAAAGGGCAAGGATAAACAAGAGGAGCATCGCAACCCTTCTCCGACCAAAGTATCGACAACACAAGGGAATgactctctccctctctcttgAACTTGAAAGATTTGTTTTCGAAAGCTTGTGCACAAGCAGTGATGTTGCTGAATTTTGCAAAGCATCATTTTGTAGCTGTTGATGCAGTGATGCATAGCTTCCCGTACGAAGACCGAATGACCCTCCAGTCATTATACCTCCAACCCCACAACTTCGACTTTCATCTCCTGTAACTTCCCAGGAAAGCAATCAATTCTCCAAAAACTGAATTACTTCCCAACACTGAAGTCTGAAGTGATGCACCAACTCTGGCTGTTACCACCACCAATCGTAAAAATTAATCAAGTTGAAGAATACAATAATTACAAACCCAGCATCGGTTGTGAAATTAAAAAAACCCAAATTCAAATCCACCAAAAACTACAATTCCTTTTCAATGCTGAATTCTATACGGTTGTGGACGACTTCAGGTCAAATACAATACGAGAAGTGAGGAAACCATCCCCGTAAAGCCAAAATTTAGACCTACAATCACGAATAACAATCATATATTGGATCTGCTAACCAGTCTCGCCGTAACATCGAACTCATCACACAACCACCTTCCAAAAGCAGAACTCAACTCTTAAACCCAGTGTTCCTTCCCCAAAACCGATTGCAGTGGTGGCTCGTTGAAGCCTACATATCGAAGAAACCAAAGCTGAGAAACAAACTCCATCCTATCCCATCCCATCCCCAAAtccaaatcaaaatcaaaattcaaatccaCAAAAAACAGTCGCAGAACTTTATACCGTTACAGATCAGTGTCTGCTCCGATACAAAACCAATCTGACTTACCTCGAAGAGAAGTGGACTCCAAAGACAATCCAATTAGAAGCTCCACCGGCCGACGATTGTGGTTTCTTTGCCGGAGGCTATGAACAGACATTTCCGAAACGGGTATCCCGGCCACAAAATTCCATGGTTTTACGTACCCAACCAGAGCGTAGAATATTGGAATTTATGTTTAGCAATTTGCTTCTTTTTAATCATTTCTTCctgatattttaatatttatatatctatttgtttttctttttggataTGATGATCACTTTAGGCAAAGAGATAGTTATTATAGatggttataatagtttgtatttgagatatagattattttagtttagattataataatatgtatttaactattttagtttgagaattaaatagtaaatgttgtagtaaataataaaaaaaaaatgatgaatgtaaaatagtaaaaattgtagTAAATGGGGGTTTTGAAATATTGTTGTTAGTTAGGGAATAATAGTGTTGCTAATTGgggaatacaaaatagtatttagtaGCAAGAGGTTGTTATTATAGTATTAGGATAGTCTGTGCCTCAAACACATCATTTGTTGTTGTTgtcgttattattattattattattattatagtgTATAATCACTTTGTTAATTTATCTTATCATTATCGTTGTGgataaataatactaattttaGTTCGACAATACATATGAGATGAGATATTCAAACCTCTAATCTATTAGTCAATAATTTATGTCTTAACTACAATTGAGTCTATATTTTAGTTGTAACTTTGTTTTATTACATGTAACAATTCTATTTTCAATAGGATCAAGTATATATATAGCTTATTAGATATTGAAATTATCGACAAACTTTTTAAGAATTAGCTCAACTCGCATCGATAGTTTTTTCAACTTTATataatgaattatttattaaaaagaaaacatatatgGATGTAATGTTATTGTTGGTGACTTATTTGTGTTTGATAGAAAATATCCAAATAAAAACCTTATGggtcaaaatttaataataaataaataaataaaaggattTTACACTAAAAGTGAAATTTGATGTCAATTAAGTATCTTTCATTATTGACGTGATCCAAATGAGATATTATGGTAACACATCACTTTTAAACCAAAGAAATCAAATCCCTCCatgtttgcttgtttattgTCTTGTTGACCTTATGAATTTAATGGACAAATATGTTTCACATAAGTAGCAATATTAAAGAATGATGTGCATTTTCTATTGGGTATTTGTTTCAGTAGTATTTAAATCAGAGTCTTATTATATAGACAAATGATTCATTAGTGAGGTTGGCTCtcgttttcaaatattttattaagtgatAACTCCATTTGAGTATTCTTTAATCAATTAAGGGAACACGAGTATGGCCACAATCTTGAAATTTCATTTACTTTGGAGAGTTACCTCATGCTCATACTTCCACACTCAATTCCATGGAAGAATGTCTCTCCTAAATCACAAGCTAATTAAATacccatttagaaatttaaataaacaaataaagaaattattaaGCTTGTGCTTAGTAGACATAATACCCCAAAGGTTGATGTAaaaatttaatggaaaaaacTTTATTGACATGCATCGATATTAAACTGACATCGAAGTGAATGTTAGTCAAACATAATAAAAGACCTACAAAAAATGGAACTCACGATGCTTAAATCAATGACTAACCAGACTAGGTATATGTTTgggaataattttaaaatcatcaaatcacTTGTCATTTTTAAATCACTCTAAAATACGATTTCAGGGCGTCTGGAGACGGGACGGGGACGGGGATACCATCCCCGTCCTAACCCCGACTCCAATTTGATatacttatatttttaatatattatgaatatatatttataatatataaaataacttatttatatgtatgtttataatgtatagacTTATAGTGTCGTGGAGCCTGATATTAAATACCTAAATTCTAAATCTAAGCCTAAAAGTCAAGtccaaattttaatcaaattttaattaaaataatgggAAATCCCCCAGGGAAACCAGAAATGGGGTCCCACGGGGACCCCGTTTCCCTGACAGGGGCGGGGATGAGGGAGAATTTCCCCTACGGGGCCGGGGACGGGAGACGCCCCCCTCTTTAGCTCGGCTTCGTTGCCAACCCTATGCATACATGACTTGTTTTTGCATACAATCAATCATAGAGCTATAAAATATGACATTAAATACATGCTTTTTACTTAATAAATTAGACCTTTTAGGGCTAAATAACTCACCTAAGGAGGAGTTATCGCACCTACTTCGATGGTCTCTCACTAATTTCAAGTTTTCTCTATTGGctcttttctttctcaactTTTCCGCTATTTAGTTTTTCACGGTAAAAAAGGTTATCAATATGTCTTCTCCCACCATTTTAATTAAAACtcttaattttaacaaaaaatcaACAAGTTAGTTGGTTTTAGAACAATTTCAAAGGTTAAGAgttaaagataaaatatttgtaataacAATAGTAGGActtaaattaaagtttagagGCAAAATTGAAGCCTTACCTATTATTTATATTACTGTCACATATGCTTGTTATTTTACATTTCACCATCACATCACTTGTATATCTtcatttagggaaaaaaaaaacacataaagattatgttataaatttaaaattcaaagataaaaatgaaaaattagaaagtTTACATTGTGAACTTTACTTCAAGTTAACAAGTGTTTTCTATATTGTAAccctaataataataaattttgatggTATTTTTAATATTGAGTAGATAAaggttaaaataaataaaatttaattaacgtGGGAAaacataaatatcattatcatcgTCATTACTATATTACAAAGTTGATTAAAGAACAAGTACTAATATGCaaactatttaattattaacatttttttagtttaataaataCATGAGATGGGAGATCAATTCGAACATTTGATCTCTAAATCGATGATATATACTTAATATAAGTTGAACTATATACATATTAACCATTTAATTGTTAACTTCGTAATGATCATCAcggtaattttttaatttgattaataaacTATATAACTATTCCTAGAACCTCAAGAATAAAAAGGCCAttatatagtgtatatatattatcaatGGCTCAATGATGGCAAAACTGAAAACAATAAGGGCCATctcaaataaaacaaaacaaaaacaatggcCTCCGGCTGTGGGGGGACAGGATTTTGTTCCCCTAGTTTCATATACtaacatgcattttttttttgttattaaattATTGTTATCAAATATATAGGTCACGTTGGTGTGCCCACACATGAATTGGTGTTATTTCTCTAATATACTTCTAAATTTTGAGCATAATTCAACGGATTTAAATGATACATACTTCTTCAaccaaaatataaaatctatGACTCCACGTGTGTTTTCAAGGTAAATAATTTGGATAAATCCAAAAACTCGTCCTTAAATTTATGTGTTAGTTGTAATTATACCatcaaacttttaattataaaaattcgACCTCTGAATGAGGGTAGAAATTGATCTTGAAACTTACATAACTGTAAAAATTGTGATAATTGAATAAGTTTGAGAGTAATTTTTATCGTTTGGGATCCATTTTTTATAACTATGGTAAGTTTAAAGatctaattttaacatttgtatAAGTGTAAGGACCCAAATTTTACCATTAAAAGTTTGAGAGAATAATTACAAGTACCTTTATACTTTAGGGATGGTTTTTATAATTTgaccaaaactaaaataaacttTAGGATAAATTTTAACTatgggttttttgtttttttttttccctttaagaAATTACCTTTAACTCTAACTT
This region includes:
- the LOC120085624 gene encoding uncharacterized protein LOC120085624 isoform X1, with translation MTGGSFGLRTGSYASLHQQLQNDALQNSATSLLVHKLSKTNLSSSRERERVIPLCCRYFGRRRVAMLLLFILALLVFVFGSFAVSRDSGDLKAPYEETTIRHLINPAVPITENFKDFITSTHGNMIERTEVSSLLPPFPHPNRSLVSYFFPRHSLPSLHPCRNFALPPPAPANGKRTGARPCPVCYIPVEQAIASMPIAPSISPVLRNLTYIHDRNPIKTEPHGGSDFGGYPSLRQRNDSFNIKESMTVHCGFVKGSKPGNQSGFDIDEADLLELEEFHEVIVASAIFGNYDVLQQPINISEESKRFIPFYMFIDEETEAYMKNSSLLDSRKRIGLWRIIVVHNVPYADSRRNGKIPKLLLHRLFPNIQYSIWIDGKLQLVVDPFQILERFLWRQNATFAISRHYKRFDVFEEADANKAAGKYDNSSIDEQIDFYVSEGLTPYSLAKLPITSDVPEGCVLIREHVPITNLFTCLWFNEVDRFTSRDQLSFSMVRDKIMSKVNWSLNMFLDCERRNFVIQTYHRELLEHMPPPARAVIRRPPPVPDGYTVSRPPVHIVQKTPPVKRNPSRRGRNDKRIQFCFLLVLDFQILPNISGF
- the LOC120085624 gene encoding uncharacterized protein LOC120085624 isoform X2 gives rise to the protein MTGGSFGLRTGSYASLHQQLQNDALQNSATSLLVHKLSKTNLSSSRERERVIPLCCRYFGRRRVAMLLLFILALLVFVFGSFAVSRDSGDLKAPYEETTIRHLINPAVPITENFKDFITSTHGNMIERTEVSSLLPPFPHPNRSLVSYFFPRHSLPSLHPCRNFALPPPAPANGKRTGARPCPVCYIPVEQAIASMPIAPSISPVLRNLTYIHDRNPIKTEPHGGSDFGGYPSLRQRNDSFNIKESMTVHCGFVKGSKPGNQSGFDIDEADLLELEEFHEVIVASAIFGNYDVLQQPINISEESKRFIPFYMFIDEETEAYMKNSSLLDSRKRIGLWRIIVVHNVPYADSRRNGKIPKLLLHRLFPNIQYSIWIDGKLQLVVDPFQILERFLWRQNATFAISRHYKRFDVFEEADANKAAGKYDNSSIDEQIDFYVSEGLTPYSLAKLPITSDVPEGCVLIREHVPITNLFTCLWFNEVDRFTSRDQLSFSMVRDKIMSKVNWSLNMFLDCERRNFVIQTYHRELLEHMPPPARAVIRRPPPVPDGYTVSRPPVHIVQKTPPVKRNPSRRGRNDKRSTSKRHRKVISGHREDNSF
- the LOC120085624 gene encoding uncharacterized protein LOC120085624 isoform X3 encodes the protein MTGGSFGLRTGSYASLHQQLQNDALQNSATSLLVHKLSKTNLSSSRERERVIPLCCRYFGRRRVAMLLLFILALLVFVFGSFAVSRDSGDLKAPYEETTIRHLINPAVPITENFKDFITSTHGNMIERTEVSSLLPPFPHPNRSLVSYFFPRHSLPSLHPCRNFALPPPAPANGKRTGARPCPVCYIPVEQAIASMPIAPSISPVLRNLTYIHDRNPIKTEPHGGSDFGGYPSLRQRNDSFNIKESMTVHCGFVKGSKPGNQSGFDIDEADLLELEEFHEVIVASAIFGNYDVLQQPINISEESKRFIPFYMFIDEETEAYMKNSSLLDSRKRIGLWRIIVVHNVPYADSRRNGKIPKLLLHRLFPNIQYSIWIDGKLQLVVDPFQILERFLWRQNATFAISRHYKRFDVFEEADANKAAGKYDNSSIDEQIDFYVSEGLTPYSLAKLPITSDVPEGCVLIREHVPITNLFTCLWFNEVDRFTSRDQLSFSMVRDKIMSKVNWSLNMFLDCERRNFVIQTYHRELLEHMPPPARAVIRRPPPVPDGYTVSRPPVHIVQKTPPVKRNPSRRGRNDKREIWFRCRALFDGTS
- the LOC120085624 gene encoding uncharacterized protein LOC120085624 isoform X4 → MTGGSFGLRTGSYASLHQQLQNDALQNSATSLLVHKLSKTNLSSSRERERVIPLCCRYFGRRRVAMLLLFILALLVFVFGSFAVSRENFKDFITSTHGNMIERTEVSSLLPPFPHPNRSLVSYFFPRHSLPSLHPCRNFALPPPAPANGKRTGARPCPVCYIPVEQAIASMPIAPSISPVLRNLTYIHDRNPIKTEPHGGSDFGGYPSLRQRNDSFNIKESMTVHCGFVKGSKPGNQSGFDIDEADLLELEEFHEVIVASAIFGNYDVLQQPINISEESKRFIPFYMFIDEETEAYMKNSSLLDSRKRIGLWRIIVVHNVPYADSRRNGKIPKLLLHRLFPNIQYSIWIDGKLQLVVDPFQILERFLWRQNATFAISRHYKRFDVFEEADANKAAGKYDNSSIDEQIDFYVSEGLTPYSLAKLPITSDVPEGCVLIREHVPITNLFTCLWFNEVDRFTSRDQLSFSMVRDKIMSKVNWSLNMFLDCERRNFVIQTYHRELLEHMPPPARAVIRRPPPVPDGYTVSRPPVHIVQKTPPVKRNPSRRGRNDKRIQFCFLLVLDFQILPNISGF
- the LOC120085624 gene encoding uncharacterized protein LOC120085624 isoform X6; this translates as MTGGSFGLRTGSYASLHQQLQNDALQNSATSLLVHKLSKTNLSSSRERERVIPLCCRYFGRRRVAMLLLFILALLVFVFGSFAVSRDSGDLKAPYEETTIRHLINPAVPITENFKDFITSTHGNMIERTEVSSLLPPFPHPNRSLVSYFFPRHSLPSLHPCRNFALPPPAPANGKRTGARPCPVCYIPVEQAIASMPIAPSISPVLRNLTYIHDRNPIKTEPHGGSDFGGYPSLRQRNDSFNIKESMTVHCGFVKGSKPGNQSGFDIDEADLLELEEFHEVIVASAIFGNYDVLQQPINISEESKRFIPFYMFIDEETEAYMKNSSLLDSRKRIGLWRIIVVHNVPYADSRRNGKIPKLLLHRLFPNIQYSIWIDGKLQLVVDPFQILERFLWRQNATFAISRHYKRFDVFEEADANKAAGKYDNSSIDEQIDFYVSEGLTPYSLAKLPITSDVPEGCVLIREHVPITNLFTCLWFNEVDRFTSRDQRIIENFWNTCHLLPEQLSVVLHRCLMVILFLGLQFILFKRLHQ
- the LOC120085624 gene encoding uncharacterized protein LOC120085624 isoform X5; its protein translation is MTGGSFGLRTGSYASLHQQLQNDALQNSATSLLVHKLSKTNLSSSRERERVIPLCCRYFGRRRVAMLLLFILALLVFVFGSFAVSRDSGDLKAPYEETTIRHLINPAVPITENFKDFITSTHGNMIERTEVSSLLPPFPHPNRSLVSYFFPRHSLPSLHPCRNFALPPPAPANGKRTGARPCPVCYIPVEQAIASMPIAPSISPVLRNLTYIHDRNPIKTEPHGGSDFGGYPSLRQRNDSFNIKESMTVHCGFVKGSKPGNQSGFDIDEADLLELEEFHEVIVASAIFETEAYMKNSSLLDSRKRIGLWRIIVVHNVPYADSRRNGKIPKLLLHRLFPNIQYSIWIDGKLQLVVDPFQILERFLWRQNATFAISRHYKRFDVFEEADANKAAGKYDNSSIDEQIDFYVSEGLTPYSLAKLPITSDVPEGCVLIREHVPITNLFTCLWFNEVDRFTSRDQLSFSMVRDKIMSKVNWSLNMFLDCERRNFVIQTYHRELLEHMPPPARAVIRRPPPVPDGYTVSRPPVHIVQKTPPVKRNPSRRGRNDKRIQFCFLLVLDFQILPNISGF